Proteins from a single region of Cryptosporangium phraense:
- the hisH gene encoding imidazole glycerol phosphate synthase subunit HisH, translated as MSPSVVVLDYGSGNLRSAERALVRAGASVTVTPDLSLAASADGLVVPGVGAYAACMAGIEKLGAAEVVHERVADSRPVLGICVGMQVLFEFGVEHGVRTHGLGVFPGGVTRLTAERIPHMGWNTVSAGAGSSLFRGVEDERFYFVHSYAAAATGIDGVLTTSEHDEPFLAAIERGAVAATQFHPEKSGDAGAAVLANWVRGLS; from the coding sequence ATGAGCCCGAGCGTGGTCGTCCTCGACTACGGGTCGGGGAATCTGCGGTCGGCCGAGCGGGCGCTCGTGCGGGCGGGCGCCTCGGTGACCGTGACGCCGGATCTGTCGCTGGCCGCCTCGGCCGACGGGCTGGTCGTGCCGGGCGTCGGCGCGTACGCGGCCTGCATGGCCGGCATCGAGAAGCTCGGTGCGGCCGAGGTCGTGCACGAGCGGGTGGCGGACTCGCGGCCGGTGCTCGGGATCTGCGTCGGCATGCAGGTGCTGTTCGAGTTCGGCGTCGAGCACGGGGTGCGGACGCACGGGCTCGGGGTGTTCCCGGGCGGGGTGACGCGGCTGACCGCCGAGCGGATCCCGCACATGGGGTGGAACACGGTCTCGGCCGGGGCGGGGTCGTCGCTGTTCCGAGGGGTCGAGGACGAGCGGTTCTACTTCGTCCACTCCTATGCGGCGGCGGCGACCGGCATCGACGGCGTGCTGACGACGTCGGAGCACGACGAGCCGTTCTTGGCCGCGATCGAGCGTGGCGCGGTGGCGGCGACGCAGTTCCACCCGGAGAAGTCCGGCGACGCCGGGGCGGCGGTCCTGGCGAACTGGGTGCGGGGACTGTCGTGA
- the hisB gene encoding imidazoleglycerol-phosphate dehydratase HisB produces the protein MSRTGRIERVTGESKVLVEIDLDGSGKCDISTGVGFYDHMLNQLGKHGGFDLTVQTVGDLHIDAHHTVEDTAIALGQAFNQALGDKAGIRRFGDALVPLDEALVQVAVDLAGRPYLVHEEPSVMEVARIGPDFPGTLVRHIWEAFTHNASIALHVLVRSGRDPHHIAESQFKAVARALRDATAFDPRVTGIPSTKGRLSG, from the coding sequence ATGAGCCGCACCGGCCGGATCGAACGGGTCACCGGCGAGTCGAAGGTGCTCGTCGAGATCGACCTCGACGGGTCGGGAAAGTGCGACATCTCCACCGGTGTCGGCTTCTACGACCACATGCTCAACCAGCTCGGGAAGCACGGCGGGTTCGACCTGACCGTGCAGACCGTCGGTGACCTGCACATCGACGCCCACCACACGGTGGAAGACACCGCGATCGCACTCGGCCAGGCGTTCAACCAGGCGCTGGGCGACAAGGCCGGCATCCGCCGCTTCGGCGACGCGCTGGTGCCGCTCGACGAAGCGCTGGTGCAGGTCGCGGTCGACCTGGCCGGGCGTCCGTACCTGGTGCACGAGGAGCCGTCGGTGATGGAGGTCGCGCGGATCGGGCCCGACTTCCCGGGCACCCTCGTGCGCCACATCTGGGAGGCGTTCACCCACAACGCGTCGATCGCGCTGCACGTGCTCGTCCGGTCCGGACGCGACCCGCACCACATCGCCGAGTCGCAGTTCAAGGCCGTGGCCCGGGCGCTGCGCGACGCGACCGCGTTCGACCCGCGGGTCACCGGCATCCCCTCCACCAAGGGGCGGTTGTCCGGATGA
- a CDS encoding histidinol-phosphate transaminase, which produces MNLDDLPIRDELRGSTPYGAPQLDVPVALNTNENSYPVPEAVVEAIVAAVREEASGLNRYPDREATALRADLARYLGHDLTVANVWAANGSNEVLQELLQAFGGPGRTALGFTPAYSMHPILSRGTGTDWIDGRRNDDFSVDAESAAADVRKHDPDVVFLCSPNNPTGTALGLDVVEAVLAESRGMVIVDEAYAEFRRPGTPSAISRLGLSPRLVVTRTMSKAFALAGARLGYLAADPAVVDAIQLVRLPYHLSSITQAAARAALAHTDALLATVEAIKEQRDRIVSSLRTRGLEVVPSDANFVLFGGLGDQRAVWQRMLTQGVLIRDVGLPGYLRVTAGTPAETDAFLEALDFSLKGQA; this is translated from the coding sequence GTGAACCTCGACGACCTGCCGATCCGCGACGAACTCCGGGGCAGCACGCCGTACGGTGCTCCGCAGCTCGACGTCCCGGTGGCGCTGAACACGAACGAGAACTCCTATCCGGTGCCCGAGGCGGTCGTCGAGGCGATCGTCGCGGCGGTCCGCGAGGAGGCCTCCGGCCTCAACCGGTACCCCGACCGGGAGGCGACCGCGCTCCGCGCCGACCTCGCCCGCTACCTCGGGCACGACCTCACGGTCGCCAACGTCTGGGCCGCGAACGGCTCGAACGAGGTCCTGCAGGAGCTCCTGCAGGCGTTCGGCGGCCCCGGCCGCACCGCGCTCGGCTTCACGCCCGCGTACTCCATGCACCCGATCCTGTCGCGCGGCACCGGTACCGACTGGATCGACGGCCGTCGCAACGACGACTTCTCGGTCGACGCCGAGAGCGCGGCCGCCGACGTCCGCAAGCACGATCCCGACGTCGTGTTCCTCTGCTCGCCGAACAACCCGACCGGCACCGCGCTGGGTCTGGACGTCGTCGAGGCGGTGCTGGCCGAGTCGCGCGGGATGGTCATCGTCGACGAGGCCTACGCGGAGTTCCGGCGGCCCGGCACGCCGAGCGCGATCTCCCGGCTCGGGCTCAGCCCGCGGCTGGTCGTCACCCGGACGATGAGCAAGGCGTTCGCGCTGGCCGGGGCCCGGCTCGGGTACCTGGCCGCCGACCCGGCGGTGGTCGACGCGATCCAGCTGGTGCGGCTGCCGTACCACCTGTCGTCGATCACCCAGGCCGCCGCGCGGGCCGCTCTGGCCCACACGGACGCGCTGCTCGCGACCGTCGAGGCGATCAAGGAGCAGCGCGACCGCATCGTTTCGTCGTTGCGGACGCGGGGGCTCGAGGTCGTGCCGAGCGACGCCAACTTCGTGCTGTTCGGCGGGCTGGGCGACCAGAGGGCGGTCTGGCAGCGGATGCTGACCCAGGGCGTGCTCATTCGCGACGTCGGCCTGCCGGGCTACCTGCGGGTCACCGCGGGCACTCCGGCCGAGACGGACGCGTTCCTCGAGGCATTGGACTTCTCGTTGAAAGGGCAAGCATGA
- the hisD gene encoding histidinol dehydrogenase: MLTRIDLRSSAYSAADLRGVLPRAALDVDAAVAQVRPVVEAVHSEGLSAVLAATARFDGVEATGIRVPADAIASALDGLDPNVRAALSESIRRARLVHDDQRRTDVTTRVVPGGTVTERFVPVGRVGLYVPGGLAVYPSSVVMNVVPAQAAGVSSLAVASPPQKEFGGLPHPTILAACALLGVDEVYAVGGAQAVAVFAYGLSDAGHEVEPVDLVTGPGNIWVTAAKRLLRGVIGIDSEAGTTEIAVLADDTADPVHVAADLISQAEHDPAAASVLVTASEELAEAVDAEVVRQVAVTKHVERVQAALSGPQSGIVLVDDLDAGLRVVDAYAAEHLEIQTADASAVATRVRNAGAIFVGAWSPVSLGDYCAGSNHVLPTGGCARHSSGLSVQTFLRGVHVIEYSEEALREVAPFVATLADAEDLPAHGAAVRARFR, encoded by the coding sequence GTGCTGACCCGAATCGACCTCCGCAGCTCGGCCTATTCAGCTGCTGACCTCCGGGGCGTGCTGCCCCGGGCCGCCCTCGACGTCGACGCTGCCGTGGCGCAGGTCCGTCCGGTGGTGGAGGCGGTTCATTCCGAGGGGCTGTCGGCGGTGCTCGCGGCCACGGCCCGGTTCGACGGCGTCGAGGCGACCGGCATCCGGGTCCCCGCCGACGCGATCGCGTCCGCGCTCGACGGGCTCGACCCGAACGTGCGGGCCGCGCTGAGCGAATCGATCCGCCGGGCCCGCCTGGTCCACGACGACCAGCGGCGCACCGACGTCACGACCCGGGTCGTCCCCGGTGGCACGGTCACCGAGCGGTTCGTCCCGGTCGGCCGGGTCGGGCTGTACGTGCCCGGTGGGCTGGCCGTCTACCCGTCGAGCGTCGTGATGAACGTCGTCCCGGCCCAGGCCGCGGGCGTCTCGTCGCTCGCGGTCGCGTCGCCGCCGCAGAAGGAGTTCGGCGGCCTGCCGCACCCGACGATCCTGGCCGCGTGCGCGCTGCTCGGCGTCGACGAGGTGTACGCGGTCGGCGGCGCCCAGGCGGTCGCGGTGTTCGCGTACGGCCTGTCCGACGCCGGGCACGAGGTCGAGCCGGTCGATCTGGTCACCGGCCCCGGCAACATCTGGGTCACCGCGGCCAAGCGGCTGCTGCGTGGGGTCATCGGCATCGACTCGGAGGCCGGCACCACCGAGATCGCGGTGCTGGCCGACGACACCGCCGACCCGGTGCACGTCGCCGCCGACCTGATCAGCCAGGCCGAGCACGACCCGGCCGCGGCTTCGGTGCTCGTCACCGCGTCCGAAGAACTGGCCGAGGCGGTCGACGCCGAGGTCGTCCGGCAGGTGGCGGTCACCAAGCACGTCGAGCGGGTGCAGGCCGCGCTCTCCGGCCCGCAGTCGGGCATCGTCCTGGTCGACGACCTGGACGCCGGCCTCCGGGTCGTGGACGCGTACGCGGCCGAGCACCTGGAGATCCAGACCGCGGACGCGTCCGCCGTGGCGACCCGGGTGCGCAACGCGGGGGCGATCTTCGTCGGGGCCTGGTCGCCGGTCTCGCTCGGCGACTACTGCGCCGGCTCGAACCACGTGCTGCCGACCGGCGGCTGCGCCCGGCACTCGTCCGGGCTGTCGGTGCAGACGTTCCTGCGCGGGGTCCACGTCATCGAGTACAGCGAAGAGGCGCTGCGCGAGGTCGCGCCGTTCGTCGCGACGCTGGCCGACGCCGAAGACCTGCCCGCGCACGGCGCCGCGGTGAGGGCACGGTTCCGGTGA
- a CDS encoding LON peptidase substrate-binding domain-containing protein: MAEIIPLFPLGTVLFPGVVLPLHIFEPRYRALIRDLMAAEPDARQFGVLAIRQGWEVGEDAVTALYDVGCTAELRQVHPYRDGRLDVVSVGRDRFRLIEVLPGEPYLRGRVERRPEPELDARAGEEAEVLAGGVREVFARCRTLLHATLRAGEDSSERPALPALPLPNDPAMLSYLVGSAAPLTLDDQQSLLAIDDPVSRLRRQLRLLKREATMLSRLHAVPVPLAELRVDQSPN, from the coding sequence GTGGCCGAGATCATTCCGCTCTTTCCACTCGGCACCGTCCTGTTTCCGGGAGTGGTGCTGCCGCTCCATATCTTCGAGCCGCGCTACCGCGCGCTGATCCGTGACCTGATGGCCGCGGAGCCCGACGCCCGTCAGTTCGGCGTGCTCGCGATCCGGCAGGGCTGGGAGGTCGGCGAGGACGCGGTGACCGCGCTGTACGACGTGGGGTGCACCGCCGAGCTGCGTCAGGTGCACCCGTACCGGGACGGGCGGCTCGACGTCGTCTCGGTCGGGCGCGACCGGTTCCGGCTGATCGAGGTGCTGCCCGGTGAGCCCTACCTGCGGGGACGGGTCGAACGCCGGCCCGAGCCCGAGCTCGACGCCCGGGCCGGCGAGGAGGCCGAGGTGCTGGCGGGCGGCGTCCGGGAGGTGTTCGCCCGGTGCCGGACGCTACTGCACGCGACGCTGCGGGCCGGTGAGGACTCGTCGGAGCGGCCGGCGCTGCCCGCGCTGCCGCTGCCGAACGACCCGGCGATGCTCTCGTACCTGGTCGGGTCGGCCGCGCCGCTCACGCTCGACGACCAGCAGAGCCTGCTGGCGATCGACGACCCGGTGAGCCGGCTGCGGCGTCAGCTGCGGCTGCTCAAGCGCGAGGCGACGATGCTCTCCCGGCTGCACGCGGTGCCGGTGCCGCTGGCCGAGCTGCGGGTCGACCAATCCCCCAACTGA
- a CDS encoding DUF2567 domain-containing protein — MRHESPGPDGVTTPRPAAGLSHSTELVPVRRRHAGEEPEDPPGLSPAALMTGIRASTAWRDVIAAVVLALVVAASGAINGVLWGTIGPHVPVLMTANGPILAEYYGESSFGAQATYGGLALAAGLLLGPIAYLARRWRGPIVLVGLAAGCLAAGFVSWKLGTWWGRDEYDSLLQHAAPGRQFPMPVELNAKGLLFLEPLMAVLGYVVVAAWSRYPDLKVDPGLNREHGRHWGDRPPDQ; from the coding sequence GTGCGCCATGAATCGCCGGGTCCGGACGGCGTGACGACGCCGCGACCGGCGGCCGGGCTCAGCCATTCCACCGAACTCGTGCCGGTGCGCAGGCGTCACGCCGGTGAGGAGCCGGAAGATCCGCCCGGGCTGTCGCCGGCCGCGCTGATGACCGGGATCCGGGCCTCGACGGCCTGGCGGGACGTGATCGCGGCCGTCGTGCTGGCGCTGGTGGTGGCCGCGTCCGGGGCGATCAACGGCGTCCTCTGGGGGACGATCGGCCCGCACGTGCCGGTGCTGATGACGGCCAACGGGCCGATCCTGGCCGAGTACTACGGCGAGTCCTCGTTCGGCGCCCAGGCGACGTACGGCGGGCTGGCGCTCGCGGCCGGGCTGCTGCTCGGGCCGATCGCGTACCTGGCCCGCCGCTGGCGCGGGCCGATCGTGCTGGTGGGGCTGGCCGCCGGGTGCCTGGCCGCGGGGTTCGTCAGCTGGAAGCTCGGGACGTGGTGGGGCCGCGACGAGTACGACTCGCTGCTCCAGCACGCGGCGCCCGGGCGCCAGTTCCCGATGCCGGTCGAGCTGAACGCCAAGGGCCTGCTGTTCCTCGAGCCGCTGATGGCCGTGCTGGGGTACGTCGTCGTGGCCGCGTGGAGCCGGTATCCCGACCTGAAGGTCGACCCGGGCCTGAACCGCGAGCACGGCCGCCACTGGGGAGACCGACCGCCGGACCAGTGA
- a CDS encoding MinD/ParA family ATP-binding protein, with amino-acid sequence MVPPQRTGYEIPDYPPPPLVGTVPVQQAIEVIRGDVGRPKAVAFVNPKGGVHKTTATVLAAATLGSVRGGGVLAWDDNELRGTLGLRAGTARHARTIKHLIHDLTDVETAINQGHGIAEVLENYLRHSNDGSFDVLAGDEDPRVARALDPDTVRRLMTLLTRAYDIVCVDTGNNVESPNWKTVIEQTDRMVITTLPREDSAFTADWMLDLLEEDGYADLVADGVTILSCPSPIPSPLLDELVDHFSHRTRAVAVIPYDPALESGSTISFSGIAEQTRRAWLDASAALVQGWGR; translated from the coding sequence GTGGTTCCGCCGCAGCGCACCGGCTATGAGATCCCCGACTATCCGCCGCCCCCGCTGGTCGGCACCGTGCCCGTGCAGCAGGCGATCGAGGTCATCCGGGGCGACGTCGGGCGCCCGAAGGCGGTCGCGTTCGTCAACCCGAAGGGCGGCGTCCACAAGACCACCGCCACCGTGCTGGCCGCTGCGACGCTCGGCAGCGTGCGCGGCGGCGGCGTGCTGGCCTGGGACGACAACGAGCTGCGGGGCACGCTCGGGTTACGCGCGGGCACGGCCCGGCACGCCCGCACGATCAAGCACCTGATCCACGACCTCACCGACGTCGAGACCGCGATCAACCAGGGCCACGGCATCGCCGAGGTGCTCGAGAACTACCTGCGGCACTCGAACGACGGCTCGTTCGACGTGCTGGCCGGCGACGAAGACCCCCGGGTCGCCCGCGCGCTCGACCCCGACACGGTCCGTCGCCTGATGACGCTGCTCACCAGGGCGTACGACATCGTCTGCGTCGACACCGGCAACAACGTCGAGAGCCCGAACTGGAAGACGGTCATCGAGCAGACCGACCGCATGGTGATCACGACGCTTCCGCGGGAGGATTCGGCGTTCACCGCCGACTGGATGCTCGACCTGCTCGAAGAAGACGGGTACGCCGACCTGGTCGCCGACGGCGTGACGATCCTGTCGTGCCCCAGCCCGATCCCGTCGCCGCTGCTCGACGAGCTGGTCGACCACTTCTCCCACCGCACCCGGGCGGTCGCGGTGATCCCCTACGACCCGGCGCTGGAGTCCGGGTCCACGATCTCGTTCTCGGGCATCGCCGAACAGACCCGGCGGGCCTGGCTGGACGCGTCGGCGGCTCTCGTCCAGGGGTGGGGCCGGTGA
- a CDS encoding GNAT family N-acetyltransferase: protein MKTRSGSLWVTVATPAEMPAVFALRHDVFVVGQNVPVEIERDEFDDVAVHVCAWESDPEASVGVPPRLAGTGRLLGEPPAPGRVGRMAVRAELRGSGVGRAVLRGLERAAIRRGNPAIELHAQVHAREFYAKAGYTPVGSEFEEAGIRHVEMRKELPVIRPVADSDSEALIELIGTTWAEYPGCVLDVDGEEPWLRAPATYYATHGGRLWVAELGGTVVGSVGIRPGPDPDTAELKSLYVSASARRHGLGEVLTSLVEDEAVRLGVRQLELWSDTRFLDAHRFYARLGYEQLPGSRELHDLSETVEYPFAKSFPYAEYAADLVG from the coding sequence ATGAAGACTCGCTCGGGCTCACTCTGGGTCACGGTCGCGACCCCGGCCGAGATGCCAGCGGTGTTCGCGCTCCGTCACGACGTGTTCGTCGTCGGGCAGAACGTGCCCGTCGAGATCGAGCGCGACGAGTTCGACGACGTGGCCGTGCACGTCTGCGCGTGGGAGTCCGACCCCGAGGCCTCGGTGGGCGTGCCACCGCGGCTCGCGGGCACCGGCCGGCTGCTCGGCGAGCCACCGGCGCCGGGCCGGGTCGGGCGGATGGCGGTCCGCGCCGAGCTGCGGGGCAGCGGCGTGGGCCGGGCCGTGCTGCGGGGGCTCGAGCGGGCCGCGATCCGGCGCGGCAACCCGGCGATCGAGCTGCACGCCCAGGTGCACGCGCGCGAGTTCTACGCCAAGGCCGGCTACACCCCGGTGGGCAGCGAGTTCGAGGAGGCCGGCATCCGGCACGTCGAGATGCGGAAGGAGCTGCCGGTGATCCGCCCGGTGGCCGATTCCGACTCCGAGGCGCTGATCGAGCTGATCGGCACGACGTGGGCCGAGTACCCGGGCTGCGTGCTCGACGTCGACGGCGAGGAGCCGTGGCTGCGGGCCCCGGCCACGTACTACGCCACCCACGGCGGCCGCCTGTGGGTCGCCGAGCTCGGCGGCACGGTCGTCGGCTCGGTCGGCATCCGGCCGGGGCCGGATCCCGACACCGCGGAGCTCAAGTCCCTGTACGTGAGCGCGTCGGCGCGGCGGCACGGCCTGGGTGAGGTGCTCACGTCGCTGGTCGAAGACGAGGCGGTCCGGCTGGGCGTCCGGCAGCTCGAGCTGTGGAGCGACACCCGTTTCCTCGACGCCCACCGGTTCTACGCGCGGCTCGGCTACGAGCAGCTCCCCGGGTCCCGTGAGCTGCACGACCTCTCGGAAACCGTCGAGTACCCGTTCGCCAAGTCGTTTCCGTACGCCGAGTACGCGGCCGATCTGGTCGGATGA
- a CDS encoding RluA family pseudouridine synthase encodes MTEHRSLPVPDGLEGMRLDAALARLFGLSRTAAAGVIEAGDASLDGTPAGKSDRVSAGSWLDVTLPAPPAPPSANPEPVPGLRVVYADDDIVVVDKPVGVAAHPSPGWTGPTVVGGVAAMGYRISTSGAAERQGVVHRLDAGTTGLMVLATSERAYTLLKRAFKEREVSKVYHALVQGHPDPSRGTIDAPIDRHPSSDWRFAVVAGGKPSVTHYDTLEAFRAASLLEVTLETGRTHQIRVHFSALRHPCVGDLTYGADPTLAARLGLTRQWLHAMRLGFEHPATGEWVEFTSEYPADLQTALDRVRAES; translated from the coding sequence ATGACTGAGCATCGTTCCCTCCCCGTCCCCGACGGGTTGGAAGGCATGCGGCTGGACGCCGCGCTGGCCCGGTTGTTCGGTCTGTCCCGCACCGCGGCCGCGGGCGTCATCGAGGCCGGTGACGCCTCGCTCGACGGCACCCCGGCCGGCAAGTCCGACCGGGTCTCGGCCGGGTCCTGGCTGGACGTGACCCTCCCGGCGCCCCCGGCTCCGCCGTCGGCCAACCCGGAACCCGTCCCCGGCCTGCGGGTCGTGTACGCCGACGACGACATCGTCGTCGTCGACAAGCCGGTCGGGGTGGCCGCGCACCCGAGCCCGGGCTGGACCGGCCCGACCGTCGTCGGGGGCGTGGCCGCGATGGGCTACCGGATCTCGACGTCCGGCGCGGCCGAGCGCCAGGGCGTCGTGCACCGCCTGGACGCCGGTACGACCGGGCTGATGGTGCTGGCCACCAGCGAGCGGGCCTACACGCTGCTCAAACGCGCGTTCAAGGAGCGCGAGGTCAGCAAGGTCTACCACGCGCTGGTCCAGGGCCACCCCGACCCGAGCCGCGGCACGATCGACGCGCCGATCGACCGGCACCCCTCGTCCGACTGGCGGTTCGCGGTGGTGGCCGGCGGCAAGCCGAGCGTGACGCACTACGACACGCTGGAGGCGTTCCGGGCCGCGTCGCTGCTCGAGGTGACGCTGGAGACCGGCCGCACGCACCAGATCCGGGTGCACTTCTCCGCGCTGCGCCACCCCTGCGTCGGCGACCTCACCTACGGCGCGGATCCGACGCTCGCGGCCCGCCTCGGCCTCACCCGGCAGTGGCTGCACGCGATGCGGCTGGGGTTCGAGCACCCGGCCACCGGCGAGTGGGTCGAGTTCACCAGCGAGTACCCGGCCGACCTGCAGACCGCGTTGGACCGCGTCCGCGCCGAGTCGTGA
- the lspA gene encoding signal peptidase II, with the protein MRELQADRGTPLSRATDSDPSDAPAASEAVPAPPAPGSPERASGSPEPAGTSDNPAGPPESTAGEAPPGSGADRDDPPPTPRPRTRRGRWVFAVVAVLALAADILSKLAVVSKLEDTDHPPITVVPNVLYFVHTRNTGAAFSLGESYTYVLTAVAIGVIVVILRYARRLASTGWAIALGLVLGGACGNVIDRLFREGGGVVDFLAIVDPYDPPWPIFNLADSALCVGVAILVFLELTGRRIDGSRVRKSDSAKLKDD; encoded by the coding sequence GTGCGTGAGTTGCAAGCAGATCGAGGAACGCCGCTGAGCCGGGCCACGGACAGCGACCCATCGGACGCCCCGGCGGCGAGCGAGGCCGTCCCGGCCCCGCCCGCCCCCGGCTCCCCGGAGCGCGCCTCCGGCTCCCCGGAGCCCGCCGGCACCTCGGACAACCCCGCCGGCCCTCCCGAGAGCACCGCCGGCGAGGCCCCCCCGGGGAGCGGCGCGGACCGCGACGACCCCCCACCCACCCCCCGGCCCCGAACCCGCCGAGGCCGCTGGGTCTTCGCCGTCGTCGCCGTCCTGGCCCTGGCCGCCGACATCCTCAGCAAGCTGGCCGTGGTCAGCAAGCTCGAGGACACCGACCACCCCCCGATCACCGTCGTCCCGAACGTCCTCTACTTCGTCCACACCCGGAACACCGGCGCCGCGTTCTCCCTCGGCGAGAGCTACACCTACGTGCTCACCGCGGTCGCGATCGGCGTGATCGTCGTGATCCTGCGGTACGCGCGCCGGCTCGCCTCGACCGGCTGGGCGATCGCGCTCGGCCTCGTGCTCGGCGGGGCCTGCGGAAACGTCATCGACCGGCTGTTCCGCGAAGGCGGCGGCGTCGTCGACTTCCTGGCCATCGTCGACCCCTACGACCCGCCGTGGCCGATCTTCAACCTGGCCGACTCGGCGCTCTGCGTCGGCGTCGCGATCCTGGTCTTCCTCGAGCTCACCGGGCGCCGGATCGACGGCTCGAGGGTGCGCAAGTCCGACAGTGCAAAATTGAAGGATGACTGA
- a CDS encoding TraR/DksA family transcriptional regulator produces MAERAKATKETPRRATAKTGVRRSTRTAANGATATSTAQQAQTRTKAPIADDRHEELRSVLEARLHELSTEYDEAVVSLTELQRSRVSDGAGDDQADTGTKTFEREQELALVHGLRERVQQVEHALARLAEGQYGSCERCGNPIPTARLEAFPSVTLCVSCKQIEERR; encoded by the coding sequence ATGGCTGAACGGGCGAAGGCCACGAAAGAAACCCCTCGCCGGGCGACGGCGAAGACCGGGGTTCGCCGATCGACGCGAACGGCGGCCAACGGGGCAACGGCGACGAGCACCGCGCAGCAGGCGCAGACGCGCACCAAAGCGCCGATCGCCGACGATCGGCACGAGGAGCTGCGCAGCGTCCTCGAGGCGCGCCTGCACGAGCTCAGCACCGAGTACGACGAAGCCGTCGTCTCGCTGACCGAACTGCAGCGCAGCCGGGTGTCCGACGGAGCGGGTGACGACCAGGCCGACACCGGGACGAAGACGTTCGAGCGGGAGCAGGAGCTCGCGCTGGTGCACGGCCTGCGGGAGCGGGTGCAGCAGGTCGAGCACGCGCTCGCCCGGCTGGCCGAGGGGCAGTACGGCTCGTGCGAGCGGTGCGGTAACCCCATTCCGACCGCGCGGCTCGAGGCATTCCCTAGTGTGACCCTGTGCGTGAGTTGCAAGCAGATCGAGGAACGCCGCTGA
- a CDS encoding DUF167 domain-containing protein, with protein MTDSHEFVVPVRVKPGASRPRVGGSHDGPYGTALIVAVSARAVDGRATQAALDAVAAAFGVRPSGITLRAGRTSRDKLVALTVPPPDATDRLRALLRFEDVRRNGM; from the coding sequence GTGACCGATAGTCACGAATTCGTCGTCCCGGTTCGCGTCAAACCCGGAGCTTCGCGGCCCCGCGTCGGCGGGTCACACGACGGGCCGTACGGGACGGCGCTGATCGTCGCGGTCTCCGCCCGCGCCGTGGACGGCCGGGCCACCCAGGCGGCCCTGGACGCCGTCGCCGCGGCCTTCGGCGTCCGCCCGTCCGGCATCACGCTCCGGGCCGGCCGGACGAGCCGCGACAAACTCGTCGCGCTCACCGTCCCGCCCCCGGACGCCACCGATCGGCTCAGAGCCCTCCTGAGGTTTGAGGACGTTCGTCGGAACGGTATGTGA
- a CDS encoding DivIVA domain-containing protein, producing the protein MPLTPADVHNVVFKKPPIGKRGYDEDDVDAFLDEVERELARLIEENNDLKAQVERGRTGGPAAAPAAAPGADPDVRRLHAENGELKQQVDRLRQETQQAKQAAAAAQQQAQSAAAQSQATSSALPAVPGGDDQGEKALRVLMLAQRTADDHVADARREADKLLSEARANAEELTRDARAKAEALERDARQRHQEAMGGLEAKRTALQKHIEQLKAFEREYRTRLKAYLESQLRDLEARGQATEAEINREGVGTSSLSGAFGGPHAGLPRSGDVADTHGR; encoded by the coding sequence ATGCCGCTGACCCCCGCCGACGTTCATAACGTCGTCTTCAAGAAACCGCCGATCGGTAAACGCGGTTACGACGAAGACGACGTCGACGCCTTCCTCGACGAGGTGGAGCGGGAGCTCGCTCGGCTGATCGAGGAGAACAACGACCTGAAGGCTCAGGTCGAGCGTGGCCGCACCGGTGGTCCGGCGGCGGCGCCTGCCGCGGCGCCCGGGGCCGACCCGGACGTGCGCCGGCTGCACGCCGAGAACGGCGAGCTCAAGCAGCAGGTCGACCGTCTCCGTCAGGAGACCCAGCAGGCCAAGCAGGCCGCTGCGGCCGCTCAGCAGCAGGCGCAGAGCGCCGCGGCCCAGAGCCAGGCCACCTCGTCGGCGCTGCCCGCCGTTCCCGGCGGCGACGACCAGGGTGAGAAGGCCCTGCGGGTGCTCATGCTCGCGCAGCGCACGGCCGACGACCACGTGGCGGACGCCCGCCGCGAGGCCGACAAGCTTCTGTCCGAGGCCCGGGCCAACGCCGAGGAGCTCACCCGCGACGCGCGGGCGAAGGCCGAGGCGCTGGAGCGGGACGCTCGGCAGCGTCACCAGGAGGCAATGGGCGGCCTCGAGGCGAAGCGCACCGCACTGCAGAAGCACATCGAGCAGCTCAAGGCGTTCGAGCGCGAGTACCGCACCCGGCTCAAGGCGTACCTGGAGAGCCAGCTGCGTGACCTCGAGGCCCGGGGCCAGGCGACCGAGGCGGAGATCAACCGTGAAGGCGTCGGTACGTCCAGTCTGTCCGGTGCGTTCGGCGGTCCGCACGCCGGGTTGCCCCGGTCCGGAGACGTCGCCGACACCCACGGTCGCTGA